One Mycobacteroides salmoniphilum DNA segment encodes these proteins:
- a CDS encoding PaaI family thioesterase has product MTTEEAVTAHEGGGFNPPDPTLKGGPDYGRFIDALRTLQDRARAALPPDEMVTTLANQLDAMNELLAPYEVSEWDSPSGRRTDLPLRGNILLVPMTIDSFDNGVLRGTATFGRYHLGRNGAVHGGCLGLLFDTIIGTGTMLLTDLRKLRTAYLNINYRKVTPIEKELQYDCTLDRVEGRKVFLTSRLLDGDNVLAEADALFVKLNPGQP; this is encoded by the coding sequence ATGACCACCGAGGAAGCAGTAACAGCGCATGAGGGAGGCGGGTTCAACCCGCCCGATCCCACCCTCAAGGGCGGCCCGGACTACGGCCGTTTCATCGACGCGCTGCGAACCCTGCAGGACCGCGCTCGCGCTGCCCTGCCGCCCGATGAGATGGTCACCACGCTGGCCAACCAGCTCGATGCCATGAACGAGCTGCTGGCCCCGTACGAGGTGTCGGAATGGGACTCGCCCTCAGGAAGGCGCACCGATCTCCCGCTGCGCGGAAACATCCTGCTGGTCCCGATGACAATCGACAGCTTTGATAACGGAGTGCTCAGGGGCACAGCCACTTTCGGTCGCTATCACCTGGGTCGAAACGGTGCCGTGCACGGCGGATGCCTCGGGCTGCTCTTCGACACCATCATCGGCACCGGCACGATGCTGCTGACCGATCTGCGTAAGTTGCGCACCGCATACCTGAACATCAACTATCGCAAGGTCACGCCGATCGAGAAGGAGCTGCAGTACGACTGCACTCTGGATCGTGTGGAGGGGCGCAAGGTGTTCCTGACCAGCAGATTGCTCGACGGCGACAATGTGCTCGCCGAAGCCGACGCGCTTTTCGTGAAGCTCAATCCCGGCCAGCCGTGA
- a CDS encoding DUF1990 family protein, which produces MDIAQLSQLPFTYSEIGATAGELPVGYHHVRESRQLGTGRARFEEAAASLMRFGIQRGIGLPVQTSAPQATAGVNVATRLWPFWALCRIVYVVDEPNRRGFAYGTLRGHPETGEEVFIVRLDPSNDVVSVEITAFSKPSYWWVRMGNLVVKQLQRVVTQRYLRAL; this is translated from the coding sequence GTGGATATTGCACAGCTGAGCCAGCTCCCGTTCACCTACTCCGAGATCGGCGCAACAGCCGGTGAGCTGCCCGTCGGATATCACCACGTGCGCGAATCGCGGCAGCTCGGGACCGGTAGGGCACGGTTCGAGGAGGCCGCCGCAAGCCTGATGCGGTTCGGTATCCAACGCGGGATCGGGCTGCCGGTGCAGACCTCTGCACCGCAGGCCACCGCGGGCGTCAACGTGGCAACGCGCCTGTGGCCGTTCTGGGCGTTGTGCCGCATCGTGTACGTGGTGGACGAGCCGAATCGGCGCGGTTTCGCATACGGCACGCTTCGGGGCCACCCCGAAACCGGCGAAGAGGTCTTCATCGTGCGCCTTGATCCGTCCAATGATGTTGTATCCGTGGAGATCACAGCCTTCTCGAAGCCGTCGTACTGGTGGGTCCGGATGGGCAACCTGGTGGTCAAACAGCTACAGCGAGTGGTAACTCAGCGATACCTGCGTGCCCTCTGA
- a CDS encoding PPOX class F420-dependent oxidoreductase yields the protein MDLNDAARTLIGAGTDATLVTINDDGSPQVSVVWFALQSTPEGDELVSAHLSGNYKKLRNIRRDPHVAVTILAPSQPGQQRAYLSVTGSARVVEGGAPELLKQLATTMLGSDEHFPPPNAPDGYLTRIRIESVGGNGPWAPQP from the coding sequence ATGGACCTCAACGACGCCGCGCGCACACTCATCGGAGCGGGCACCGACGCCACGCTCGTCACCATCAATGACGACGGCAGCCCGCAGGTATCCGTCGTGTGGTTCGCCCTGCAGTCCACCCCTGAGGGCGACGAACTGGTTTCCGCCCATCTGTCGGGCAATTACAAGAAGCTGCGCAATATCCGGCGCGATCCCCACGTCGCCGTGACCATCCTCGCGCCCAGCCAGCCCGGGCAGCAGCGCGCATACCTGTCTGTCACCGGTTCCGCGCGAGTGGTCGAGGGAGGCGCACCGGAGCTGCTCAAGCAGCTGGCCACCACCATGCTCGGCTCAGACGAGCATTTCCCGCCACCGAACGCTCCGGACGGGTATCTCACGCGCATCCGCATCGAGTCGGTGGGCGGCAACGGTCCCTGGGCACCACAACCCTGA
- a CDS encoding aldehyde dehydrogenase family protein — protein MITLDALGPSGEYRTRTHEVITEVTGVPVAELSIVPPLYVSRSIRAQRNVGALPADRREAALTEAAEIFGTAEIGGMGFEQYVDVVSRVSGLPIAIARSSARGVAEAVRRAADSVTPARPLGAALDWRDERTRQGSAVWVRRGEVLAVHASGNSPGVHGAWAQALALGYRVAIRPSRREPFTGYRLVNALRQAGFRSEDALYLPTDHAGAAEIITAADLAIVYGGQDVVDAYARDPTVMVNGPGRSKILITAERDWRDYLDVIVESISGQGGMACTNATAVLYEGDPRPLAEAIAAGLATIVPRPIGDERAALPVQSLDAAKRLAEYLAVKSRGATPLLGADQVVADLGDGSAALRPAVHLLERPDIDTLNTELAFPCVWITPWSRADGLVPLRDSLVINAITDDEALIDDLLNEPTVANVYSGRHLTSYAAPDIPHDGFLADFLMRTKGVIRG, from the coding sequence GTGATCACACTCGATGCACTCGGCCCAAGCGGCGAGTACCGCACCCGCACCCACGAGGTGATCACCGAGGTGACCGGGGTGCCCGTCGCCGAGTTGAGCATCGTGCCGCCGCTGTATGTGAGCCGCAGCATCCGGGCACAACGCAACGTCGGGGCGCTCCCGGCCGATCGGCGTGAGGCCGCGCTGACCGAGGCCGCCGAGATCTTTGGCACCGCGGAGATCGGCGGCATGGGTTTTGAGCAGTACGTCGATGTGGTCAGCCGGGTGTCGGGGCTGCCTATCGCGATTGCGCGGTCCAGCGCCCGTGGTGTCGCCGAAGCGGTCCGCCGGGCAGCCGACTCGGTGACACCGGCCCGGCCGCTGGGCGCGGCTCTGGACTGGCGCGATGAGCGCACGCGGCAGGGGAGCGCGGTGTGGGTGCGCCGCGGTGAGGTGCTTGCCGTGCATGCGTCGGGCAACAGTCCCGGCGTTCACGGCGCGTGGGCGCAGGCCCTGGCATTGGGATATCGGGTGGCCATCCGTCCGTCACGACGCGAACCCTTCACCGGCTACCGACTTGTCAATGCACTGCGCCAGGCCGGATTTCGGTCAGAAGACGCGCTGTATCTGCCCACCGACCATGCGGGTGCCGCCGAGATCATCACCGCCGCCGACCTCGCCATCGTCTACGGCGGGCAGGACGTCGTAGACGCGTATGCCCGCGACCCGACGGTGATGGTGAACGGGCCCGGCCGTAGCAAGATCCTGATCACCGCCGAACGGGATTGGCGTGACTACCTGGACGTCATCGTCGAGTCGATCAGCGGGCAGGGCGGTATGGCCTGCACCAACGCCACGGCCGTTCTCTACGAGGGTGATCCGCGACCGCTGGCAGAGGCGATCGCCGCCGGGCTGGCGACGATCGTGCCGCGTCCGATCGGCGACGAACGAGCCGCGCTGCCGGTCCAGTCCCTTGATGCCGCCAAACGGCTTGCCGAGTATCTGGCGGTGAAATCTCGGGGCGCCACACCGCTGTTGGGTGCCGATCAGGTGGTGGCAGACCTCGGCGACGGTTCGGCCGCGCTGAGACCGGCCGTGCATCTGCTCGAGCGACCCGATATCGACACGCTCAACACCGAGCTGGCCTTCCCGTGCGTGTGGATCACGCCGTGGTCGCGTGCCGACGGTCTTGTCCCGCTGAGGGATTCGCTGGTGATCAACGCGATCACCGATGATGAGGCGCTGATCGACGATCTACTCAACGAGCCGACGGTCGCGAACGTGTACAGCGGCAGGCACCTGACCTCGTACGCAGCACCCGACATTCCGCATGACGGCTTTCTCGCCGACTTTCTGATGCGCACCAAGGGCGTCATCAGAGGCTGA
- a CDS encoding phenazine antibiotic biosynthesis protein, with translation MVEVDFSLLDVPRTGAVTDPEAYLRAAINWHFGEDTGSAFWLRAAQALDFQPLADITSFDDLRLFPNLVNELRHAPVEDLIPRGYGSPAPVPRIFESGGTTGAPKRTAQLADWVEQVTQWQIEDFTAGGFVAGQGLLFLMPSGPHGVGHFSRAVSERLGSVFYPVDLDPRWVKKLAARQATSEVSGYVQHVLEQARFVLQTQHVANLHTSPPLLGAIARDEAMVDLVNQKIRYILISGAHVDLDTLDLLREIFPAAAITMAFGSTMILSQAKTRVDGDAFVFDPRTPHVVFWVIDPATGERVPNGKRGQVVMNHISKGMFIPNNLERDSAIRMRGPEGQIGDSVSEVVPVATFEGEAVIEGVY, from the coding sequence ATGGTCGAGGTCGATTTCTCACTGTTGGACGTTCCGCGAACCGGGGCGGTGACAGATCCCGAGGCCTACCTGCGTGCCGCGATCAACTGGCATTTCGGGGAGGACACCGGGTCGGCGTTCTGGTTGCGTGCTGCCCAAGCCCTGGACTTTCAGCCGCTCGCGGACATCACGAGTTTCGATGACCTACGGCTGTTCCCGAACCTGGTCAACGAATTGCGGCATGCACCCGTCGAGGATCTGATTCCACGCGGCTACGGATCACCGGCGCCCGTGCCCAGGATCTTCGAATCGGGCGGCACCACCGGTGCACCCAAACGCACAGCGCAGCTGGCCGATTGGGTGGAGCAGGTCACCCAGTGGCAGATCGAGGACTTCACCGCCGGCGGATTCGTGGCGGGGCAGGGCCTGCTGTTTCTCATGCCCAGCGGCCCGCACGGGGTCGGCCACTTCTCGCGCGCGGTCAGCGAGCGGCTCGGGTCAGTGTTCTATCCGGTGGACCTGGATCCGCGGTGGGTCAAGAAGCTCGCCGCGCGCCAAGCCACCTCCGAGGTATCGGGTTACGTCCAGCATGTCCTGGAGCAGGCCCGGTTCGTCCTGCAGACCCAGCACGTGGCCAATCTGCACACCAGCCCGCCACTGCTAGGCGCTATCGCCCGCGATGAGGCCATGGTGGACCTGGTGAACCAGAAGATCCGCTACATACTGATCAGCGGTGCCCACGTGGACCTGGACACCCTTGATCTGCTTCGTGAAATCTTCCCGGCGGCCGCGATCACGATGGCATTCGGCAGCACGATGATCTTGTCCCAGGCCAAGACTCGAGTCGACGGTGATGCGTTTGTCTTCGACCCCCGAACGCCCCACGTTGTCTTCTGGGTGATCGATCCCGCCACGGGCGAGCGCGTGCCGAACGGAAAGCGCGGTCAGGTGGTGATGAACCACATCAGCAAGGGCATGTTCATCCCCAACAACCTCGAACGCGACAGTGCGATCCGAATGCGCGGACCCGAGGGCCAGATTGGCGATTCCGTCAGCGAGGTGGTTCCCGTGGCGACCTTCGAGGGCGAGGCCGTCATCGAGGGCGTCTACTGA
- a CDS encoding 2-dehydropantoate 2-reductase: protein MKIAVAGAGSIGCYVGGRLQIAGHDLVYIGRATLGQSIAEHGLALSDYQGWSATIPGRDCVFSEDVDAVRAADVVLVTVKSAATAKMAESLADRLRPGAVVVSLQNGIGNPAQISRYIKQRKVITGMVGFNVAQVGAAHFHQGTQGKLSISAGAESLADALTDSGLPTAARDDMAAVQWGKLVVNLNNAVNALSGLPLKAELGDREYRLVLAAAQREALSLLRRNNQPVVSPLAAPLAFMPWVLRMPNALYTLLARRMVEIDPQARSSMLDDITRGRPTEIDYINGEVVELAAKLGMKAPVNTALVSLIREASSSGGKKWSGSELRREIDHRSAGIHVT, encoded by the coding sequence ATGAAAATCGCTGTCGCCGGCGCCGGAAGCATCGGCTGTTATGTGGGCGGTCGGCTGCAGATCGCGGGCCATGACCTGGTGTACATCGGGCGCGCCACCCTTGGTCAGTCGATCGCGGAGCACGGCCTCGCTTTGTCGGATTATCAGGGATGGTCAGCGACGATCCCTGGACGCGATTGCGTGTTCTCCGAGGACGTCGATGCGGTGCGCGCCGCCGACGTCGTGCTCGTGACCGTGAAGTCGGCCGCGACCGCGAAGATGGCGGAATCGCTGGCCGACAGGCTCCGCCCCGGAGCAGTGGTGGTCAGTCTGCAGAACGGCATCGGCAATCCGGCGCAGATATCGCGATACATTAAGCAGCGCAAAGTAATTACCGGCATGGTCGGTTTCAACGTCGCGCAGGTCGGCGCGGCGCATTTTCATCAGGGCACGCAGGGGAAGCTCTCGATCTCCGCCGGAGCGGAGTCCCTTGCAGACGCACTTACGGACAGCGGGCTGCCCACCGCCGCGCGTGACGACATGGCAGCGGTGCAGTGGGGAAAGCTCGTGGTGAACCTCAACAATGCGGTGAATGCGCTCTCGGGCCTGCCGTTGAAAGCTGAACTGGGAGATCGGGAATACCGCCTCGTGCTGGCCGCGGCCCAGCGAGAGGCTCTGAGCCTGCTGCGCCGTAACAACCAGCCGGTGGTCAGCCCTCTCGCGGCGCCCCTCGCGTTCATGCCTTGGGTGCTCCGGATGCCCAACGCGCTGTATACCCTGTTGGCACGACGGATGGTTGAGATTGACCCGCAGGCGCGTTCGTCGATGCTTGACGACATCACCCGTGGCAGGCCGACCGAAATCGACTACATCAACGGCGAAGTCGTCGAGCTCGCCGCGAAGCTGGGCATGAAGGCGCCCGTCAACACCGCACTCGTCAGCCTCATCCGCGAGGCCAGCTCATCCGGTGGCAAGAAGTGGTCGGGCTCAGAACTACGCCGTGAGATTGATCATCGCAGTGCGGGGATTCACGTCACGTGA
- a CDS encoding MBL fold metallo-hydrolase — MRIHHLNCGTMAPIGKRLMEGTGAPWQRGRLVCHCLLVDTGNRLLLVDTGFGLRDIADPVDRIGRPLKLLLNPLFAESEAAVHQVQALGYDPDDVTDIILTHHDHDHVGGVDDFPNARLHVHAVEAESIRSQLTLHDKVRYSGQHELMGRREGDRWVEYSIGGDQWFGFRAARQLAGLPEEIAIIPLPGHSRGHVGVVIDLGGIGRPRWLVHAGDAFMHPGEMRAEPRCPRVFTVFQNLVQADAASRLYNARQLRELGARDDVEIINSHNPYYWDRASMAAQSTQVGAQ, encoded by the coding sequence ATGCGCATTCATCACCTGAACTGCGGCACGATGGCCCCGATCGGAAAGCGGCTCATGGAGGGCACGGGAGCGCCCTGGCAGCGTGGCCGATTGGTCTGCCATTGCCTGCTCGTCGACACGGGTAACAGGCTGCTGCTTGTCGACACCGGATTCGGCCTTCGTGACATCGCCGATCCGGTGGACAGAATCGGCCGTCCCCTCAAGCTTCTGCTGAACCCGCTGTTCGCCGAATCGGAGGCAGCGGTGCACCAGGTGCAGGCGCTGGGGTACGACCCTGACGATGTCACCGACATCATCCTGACCCATCACGACCACGATCACGTCGGGGGAGTCGACGATTTCCCGAACGCGCGTCTGCATGTACATGCGGTCGAGGCCGAATCCATACGCTCACAGCTCACACTGCACGACAAGGTGCGGTACAGCGGGCAGCATGAACTCATGGGACGCAGAGAGGGCGACCGCTGGGTTGAGTATTCGATCGGCGGCGATCAGTGGTTCGGGTTCCGCGCCGCGCGCCAACTTGCCGGTCTGCCCGAGGAGATCGCGATCATCCCGTTGCCGGGGCACAGCCGTGGACACGTCGGCGTGGTGATCGACCTCGGTGGCATCGGCCGCCCGCGCTGGCTGGTACATGCGGGCGACGCCTTCATGCACCCCGGCGAAATGCGCGCCGAACCGCGATGCCCACGGGTGTTCACGGTGTTTCAAAACCTCGTGCAGGCAGATGCTGCCTCACGGCTGTACAACGCCCGGCAGCTACGTGAACTAGGTGCGCGTGACGACGTGGAAATCATCAACTCGCATAATCCGTACTACTGGGACCGGGCCTCCATGGCCGCGCAAAGCACTCAGGTTGGAGCCCAATGA
- a CDS encoding dipeptidase — protein MNTTAEESKRLNDTAPTVDMHTHGLSIMPRWLRAVGSKTIGMPSEPLSKLSTGKVNLAVVTAVGDALLGTAWRFRSPWHGVQAQLDLACAEASAAGITVVDTVEQIEAGNAATVMLGLEGADVVGAQPDRLIDLHRRGVRVLGLVHYADNGLGTISTSVSGGRGSRAVRAGRYSSGLTALGKEVVTEANRLGMLIDLAHADAPTTMAVCDQTSVPVVSSHTGASAVQEFPRYISDEEVRAIAATGGLIGLWPMGFRGLGMRDVDDFARHASHLAGLVGPEHLCIGTDMNGIPGYVTGFDGPTGFPSLIDALLRTGFDASEVTGILGGNALRVLKKALPGPPGRARTP, from the coding sequence ATGAATACGACCGCCGAAGAATCCAAGAGGCTCAACGACACCGCGCCGACGGTCGATATGCACACCCACGGGCTCAGCATCATGCCGCGTTGGCTGCGTGCAGTGGGCAGCAAGACAATCGGCATGCCGTCCGAGCCGTTATCAAAATTGTCGACGGGCAAGGTAAACCTCGCGGTCGTCACCGCCGTCGGAGATGCGTTGCTGGGCACCGCGTGGCGATTCCGCTCGCCGTGGCACGGTGTCCAGGCCCAGCTGGACCTCGCCTGCGCGGAGGCCTCGGCGGCGGGCATCACCGTGGTGGACACGGTCGAGCAGATCGAAGCCGGCAATGCTGCGACGGTGATGCTCGGCCTCGAAGGCGCTGATGTCGTGGGCGCCCAACCGGATCGGCTGATCGACCTTCATCGCAGGGGAGTGCGGGTGCTGGGTCTGGTGCACTACGCGGATAACGGCCTCGGAACGATAAGTACCTCGGTGTCCGGGGGTCGGGGCAGCCGCGCTGTCCGGGCCGGGCGTTACTCATCGGGTCTGACCGCCCTCGGTAAAGAGGTTGTCACAGAAGCGAACCGGCTGGGCATGCTGATAGATCTCGCGCATGCCGACGCGCCAACCACCATGGCCGTATGCGATCAGACGTCCGTTCCGGTGGTCAGTTCGCATACCGGGGCATCGGCGGTTCAGGAGTTTCCGCGCTACATCAGCGATGAGGAGGTGCGTGCGATAGCCGCTACCGGTGGTCTGATCGGATTGTGGCCGATGGGATTTCGCGGGTTGGGAATGCGAGACGTAGATGACTTTGCCCGCCACGCCTCCCATCTGGCAGGGCTGGTCGGTCCGGAGCACCTGTGTATCGGGACGGACATGAACGGCATACCCGGGTATGTCACGGGATTCGACGGCCCCACCGGATTCCCGTCGTTGATCGATGCGCTGCTGCGCACCGGCTTCGATGCTTCCGAGGTCACGGGGATTCTCGGCGGCAACGCGCTGCGTGTTCTGAAGAAGGCTCTTCCTGGTCCGCCGGGGAGGGCACGTACCCCGTAA
- a CDS encoding class II aldolase/adducin family protein — protein MTSGDVVVGEELSAYLVGSADAAPMSPTPVATVEEERDRRLRELAAAFRIFGAFGFSEGVAGHITVRDPEFPDTFWVNPFGMNFRHITVSDLIQVDHDGNVLTGSRPVNRAAFCIHSEVHKARPDVIAAAHAHSIHGKAFSSLGQPLLPITQDACAFYEDHAVYTDYRGVVTDLEEGKAIGAALGSTKAVILQNHGLLTVGHSVAEAAWWFITMERSCQAQLLAMAAGEPPTIDHDTAVSVYNQIGTPVAGWFQFQPLWDDVIRTAPEALR, from the coding sequence ATGACCTCCGGAGACGTTGTGGTGGGCGAAGAGTTGTCCGCGTACCTGGTCGGTTCCGCCGATGCCGCCCCGATGAGTCCAACGCCCGTGGCGACGGTCGAGGAGGAGCGTGATCGTCGACTGCGTGAATTGGCCGCAGCGTTCCGGATCTTCGGGGCATTCGGTTTCTCCGAGGGGGTGGCCGGACACATCACCGTCCGCGATCCAGAGTTCCCCGACACGTTTTGGGTGAATCCCTTCGGCATGAACTTCCGGCACATCACGGTGTCCGACCTGATCCAGGTCGATCACGACGGCAATGTGCTGACCGGCAGCCGACCGGTGAACAGGGCGGCGTTCTGCATTCACTCCGAGGTCCATAAGGCCAGGCCCGATGTGATCGCCGCAGCGCACGCGCACTCGATACATGGCAAGGCGTTCTCGTCGCTGGGACAGCCGTTGTTGCCCATCACGCAGGATGCGTGCGCCTTTTACGAGGACCACGCGGTGTACACCGACTATCGCGGTGTGGTCACTGACCTGGAAGAGGGCAAGGCGATCGGTGCGGCGCTCGGGTCGACCAAAGCGGTAATCCTGCAGAATCACGGGCTGCTCACCGTGGGCCACTCGGTGGCCGAGGCTGCCTGGTGGTTCATCACGATGGAGCGTTCCTGCCAAGCTCAGCTCCTCGCCATGGCTGCCGGTGAGCCCCCGACAATAGACCATGACACGGCCGTCTCGGTCTACAACCAGATCGGCACCCCGGTCGCCGGATGGTTCCAGTTTCAGCCGCTGTGGGACGACGTGATCAGAACAGCCCCGGAGGCTCTTCGTTGA
- a CDS encoding TetR/AcrR family transcriptional regulator, with translation MPTASTRRREHTRTRLMEAALDVFADRGFHGASIENICETAGFTRGAFYSNFAGKDELFFTLFDASSDQLIAALRAALDECRTSPDPISTFISTIDDRGPAQRRWYLISMEFTLYAIREPSAAVVLAEHDARLRREAAGIINELMTIANRELIIDAELIARLATALREGVAAQFYVEPELAETRMLERLAFPAMVRAFSHPVGATAGGA, from the coding sequence ATGCCGACTGCCTCGACTCGCCGGCGCGAACACACCCGTACGCGCCTGATGGAGGCCGCGCTCGACGTGTTCGCCGACCGCGGATTTCATGGCGCCAGCATCGAGAACATCTGCGAGACGGCGGGATTCACACGCGGCGCGTTCTACTCCAACTTCGCAGGCAAGGATGAGCTCTTCTTCACCCTGTTCGACGCCAGCAGCGATCAACTGATCGCAGCACTGCGGGCGGCCCTGGATGAATGCCGCACGAGCCCCGATCCCATCAGCACCTTCATCTCCACCATTGATGACAGGGGTCCCGCGCAACGCCGCTGGTATCTCATCAGCATGGAGTTCACGCTGTACGCGATCCGCGAACCGAGCGCTGCCGTGGTGCTGGCCGAGCACGACGCACGATTACGGCGCGAGGCGGCCGGCATCATCAACGAACTGATGACGATCGCGAATCGGGAGCTGATCATTGATGCCGAGCTCATCGCCCGGCTCGCCACCGCCCTGCGCGAAGGTGTGGCCGCGCAGTTCTACGTCGAGCCCGAACTGGCCGAGACGCGGATGCTGGAACGACTGGCCTTCCCCGCCATGGTGCGCGCATTTTCGCACCCCGTAGGCGCGACGGCGGGCGGCGCATAG